In Thermodesulfovibrionia bacterium, the DNA window TACAACGCTTTCTTCACATGGTGCGAAGGTAGGCACTGTCGAGCATCTCCTCGCAGCTTTTGCAGGGCTTAATGTCGATAACGTTTATGTTGACCTTGACGGGCCCGAAGTTCCGGTTATGGATGGAAGCGCTATCGCCTTTGTATCGCTGATACTTGAGGCAGGTGTGGCGCAGCAGGCTAAGACGATAACCTGTATAAGGATATTCAAGCCCATCGCTATTATGGAAGGGCCGAGCCAGATAGCTATAACTCCATATGAAGGTACAAAGATAACTTATCGTCTCTATTATACACATCCTGCGTTCGGGGAGCAGAAGATGGGCATTGATGTCTACAGGAACAGTTTTATTGATGAGCTTGCGCCTGCAAGGACATTCGGGTTCCTGAGCGATGTTGAGAAGATGAGGGCGAGAGGCCTGGCAAGAGGCGGTTCTTTAGAGAATGCTATTGTTCTCGGACAGAACGAAATCATTAACAAAGAAATGCTGAGATTCAAAGATGAGTTTGTCAGGCATAAGATACTTGATCTTATCGGTGACATGTCTTTGTTGGGAGTTCCTATCTATGGCCATATAATTGCAAATAAATCCGGACATACCATGAATGTTAAACTCCTTAAAAAGATACTCTTGAGCCGTGATTCATGGGAGATAGTGTCTGAGTCTCCTGTAAAGCTCTCAGTTCTTGAGTCAATAGCTTAACTAATCGTAATAAGTATAAATAAAAAAGGCTGTCTCGGTTTGAGACAGCCTTTTTTATTTATACTTATTACTTGTTATTTCTTTTTCTTTGCTGCGACTTTCTTCTTAGCAACTTTCTTCTTTGCGGTTTTCTTCTTTGCTGCGACTTTCTTCTTTGCTGCAACTTTCTTCTTTACGGCCATGTTAGTTCCTCCCTTTTTTTAATTCACCCATTAAATGGGCACACAAAATAAATTAGATTTTACATTTGTGTTTTTGAAGCAGTTACTGTTTCAATGTCAATGATCATTACAACTTTGATTAATGTTGTTACAAATTTTATATAACATTATTTAATTCTTGTCAAGAGAAAAATGACGATCATCAAAATATTTTTTTTAAAAGTTATAAATCTTTTCTTTTTTTGTTTTGAAAAAAAATAAAGAAGGTCATGTTTCTCTCTCTGTTTTCTTCGTTAGCGAGTCACTGCGCTCATCTTTTTATGTGATATAATGTCTCTATGAAAGAGGCGATGTTTTACAGTAAAGAAGCAGAGCATAAGGTGCGATGTTATCTCTGCGCTCACCATTGTCTTATACAGCAAGGCAAGCGTGGCATCTGCGGAGCAAGAGAAAACAGGGGCGGCATTCTCTATAGCCTTGTATACGGTAAGCT includes these proteins:
- the lpxC gene encoding UDP-3-O-acyl-N-acetylglucosamine deacetylase gives rise to the protein MRLQNTIKKEIHLQGKGLHTGRDIRLRLRPAPRDTGIIFVRTDKGNAEIKACVSSVSDTTFATTLSSHGAKVGTVEHLLAAFAGLNVDNVYVDLDGPEVPVMDGSAIAFVSLILEAGVAQQAKTITCIRIFKPIAIMEGPSQIAITPYEGTKITYRLYYTHPAFGEQKMGIDVYRNSFIDELAPARTFGFLSDVEKMRARGLARGGSLENAIVLGQNEIINKEMLRFKDEFVRHKILDLIGDMSLLGVPIYGHIIANKSGHTMNVKLLKKILLSRDSWEIVSESPVKLSVLESIA